Within Dermacentor albipictus isolate Rhodes 1998 colony chromosome 3, USDA_Dalb.pri_finalv2, whole genome shotgun sequence, the genomic segment aaccgacgtagcgtgactgaccgtgaacgacgctcgcccgcgcgccgataacgtcggactataaacgggcctttagcaatcaatatagcgacacaacttATTGCCACTGTCGAAACGAGTTGCCTATgaggcacgttaaagaccccctggtggcccaaattattccgaagtcctccactacggcgtgcctcataatgaaatcgtggttttcgcacgtaaaacgccataatttaattttaagttcTTTTTTAAGTCGGCGTTAAACAGTTTCctcgaacagcggtacctaccccGTCCCGTATGtcacgtatgtacacattgccaacTAAGCAGTGATCTAAGTTGGTCCGATACTTGGTTTCCGACCCTGccacctcagcacagcagccctatGCGCTAGCCATTCGACCGCTGGCTACCCAGTGAGCCAGGCAGGCGGGAACACGggtacatagatagatagatagatagatagatagatagatagatagatagatagatagatagatagatagatagatagatagatagatagatatacagatagatagatagataaatagatagatagatagatagatagatagatagatagatagatagatagatagatagatagatagatagatagatagatagatagatagatagatagatggccCCCGGCAAGTGCgtcgtgaagtaccctaagaatgctaacgcattagcTTTGTCATCCACACGACGCAGCACGATATCACAAAGGAAATCCATTAGTAGCTTCACGCTATTACACTGTCAGGCGGACGACTTATCTGTCTGCAACAACCATCGCTATTTGCCGTTTTTAAGGGGCAGGCGGTAGTATAATTTTGGCCAAAGCCGCTGCAGTCAAACGCACCCTTCAGAGTACGAGCTCCACTGCACCCGAAGGCGTCACCGCTGCTGCAGGTCGTCCCCAAGGTGTTTCGAACGACGCTGCTCCTCGGGCAGCGCCTTTGCCCTCTACGAAGACCCAGGAGGCTCACGTGCCCTTGAGCAAGTACAGTTCGCCCGCCTTGACCGACCAGCCATCGTCTTCCCTGGCCTCAGCAAGCGCCAGGCGTCGCAGTGGAAGCAAGTCAAGGCGGCTTCTGGTAAGCGACGGGATCTCCTTCGCCTCGGTCGAACATGCTCATAGCATCGCTTTCAATCCCCGCACTGGCTTGGCGGGTGGTGCCCTAGTTAACTTGGCAGGCTATGGAAGCTACGAGAGACGTGCAACAAATTTATTAAGCAATTACTAAAATTGGCTAATAAAATTCGTGCGCAGGTGGGCACCGAGGCTTCAGGAACGCGCTCGAGGACAGTCGGCACTGTTCAAGGGTTTGTAGCGATGATGGCGCTCCAGTATGCGGTGGCCTGCGTTTTGTTTTGCCTTGTTCTCGTAGAAAATTTTCAACGATTGCGTTTCTTGACTGGAATCATTGTTCGCATGAGATGGATACGTTATTTGATGGTCGGCATGAGCTAGGCCACTCCAGCCTGCTATCTCTTGCCTTGGGGGAGCTTAAAAGAATTTGTCTGGTACTCCTACTAGACTGCTACTAGTGGGGAGGCAGTGACAAAACAGCCCACTTTTTTACAGCAGCTGGTACCTGCGATGACGAGGCGCGCTTGCGACGGTCGATTGTAATTTACTTCCAGAGAAACCCAAAGTTTGTTGACAAAACCCAAAATGCTTCATTCAACAACACAATAAAAGGTCACATTGGTGCTCATTTTGAATTTAAACAGATTtccagtttcgcctgaaaggcgaaactgaaaaaaaaaggcaaagtaTTGATAGCAATAGTAgagtattagacaactacacgaagtaaagTTTGTAGTTTTTGTTggccgtataaattgcagtaaacattcgcttactaattaaattaacaagcatggtttcgTGCGTGTACGTGCAAACATGAGCAGGGGAGCTATAACGTAAAAcgattccaaacttttctattccaattctgcaatcagccttccacgattggtcaaaaactttttgggaccactcccacttcacctgtctgtcacgcgacgtcacgaaaactgagatagctccccatctgatatgacgtgtagacactgattatgcatgatttgaccgaacgaaagaaaaatagttatttctgattcgacgccttttggccattagccctcggctacagcttttcgggctgcacctacttcGCCTGccctcacgcgacgtcacgaaaccgcaagaactcaccgcgtcaaagtgacgtgttcgcgttaaagatgcattaatatgccgaacaaaactgaatatttttccgaatagccgcaggctgcaacgTTCAGGGCTGCTATTTTGTAGCgctgccttatgccttattctatgctattcttatcatccaccacacacggccgcctgatcccttgataatgtgggcagaccgtcgctctgaccactggcgaagcgcgaaaagcctgaaaaagcatagcatcggaaaaggcatcgctacaaaataccggccctgaatgaaataaaatatggctgccgccgatcgctcaggcactgcctctcgcacctgccggagagcatgggttcatttgcgcgtaataaaactttttgcgtggccgtgtagcgtcttcgagcactttcggcactttTACGACCTCGTCCTGCCAACTCTTctctgctgaggatccgttttagcgtcattcttaagcttccgttgcatgccgccgcgattgtcgatgagccaccgcaagctaagtaagggaaagcggaccaatcgcaaactcctgcaccaccctcttcattgggttatcgattttcagtgcagtggctcggccccatcgagtccctctccacttgagcgtgctcctcacctcttgtgagccaattagataagacgagccgctcagtgtatgcaatgttattcgtttttcaagcaaacaaaagtgaccgcctatgaacgaggagatcgtttgattggtctgttcagacaaccctgcgggtgactgcccgttgcttgcgtcggcggttacgcaaatttgacctcaagagattggaataaaacatattggaatagttttacgttatagggccccagatctcactcgatgaccacaaaCACTCGCTACCGCAACGCTGGCGCGATTAAGAGCGCCGACAGCGGGcagcgaacgcttcgtgctgcctttcgcttcacCGCGTCTTGGAAACTTGAGACTACGCGACCTCCAACACTGGGTGCGTCGGAACACACACACTGCGCGTAAAGCCACCAGCCTGCTCCACTCGCCCAGTCGCGGATGACTTCCAAAATACGGCGCGCGGACAGGTACGCGCAGTCACCACCGGACTAGTGGAGGAGACGCCTGCTCGCCTGTTCCCAATGCACTCAGTATAGCGGTGGCGCGGGCGAATTTGTATTTTTCTTCACCCCTGCTTACGCTGGGAATGACGAGATGGCCTGACGACAACGCGATAAATGACTACTTGGCGACGACCACTATACGACCGATGTCATAATCGCGGAAAGTACGGGCGGACAGGCAAAACATACTCACTTTAGCGCTCTTAACTGCTGTAGCACTAAAACGAAGCATAAGCAATCGCTAAATTTTCTGGTAAAGTTGTTATAGGATTGCAGGTCACAGTGTATACAACAAGTCATTCGCTCACCGACGACGCGCTTTATCGAAGGAACCGGATCGgaacaagcccccccccccccccccccctcccgccttgGCGAAAAGCATTGCCGTGGTGGTAACGAGACTGGAGAGATGATACGCTAGAGTGAACAAATGGAATGCTTTTCAGATGAATTTCCGGCTTGTCTTTGCCCGGCGTTAACACATCAATTTGAACGAGCGCAATAACCACCATGCTATATATTGCGACTGCAACGCGCACCATGGCGCATCATGGCTGACATGTTATGTGCTGTTGCAGGGAGTATATGCACTATTTTTGTGCGCCGTTCAACAAGACAATGATTCCTCAAAATCTTTCGCCACAAGATCACTCTCAGAGAACTCTTAGATATTTACTTGTCGCAAGCGAAGCAGTAAATTCAATGCCACTAAATCTAAAAAGAGAGAAGAACAGGAGTTCCATGTCCGGATAGTTTTTTAAACGAACACTGATGAGCCACGGTGTTACAGTACGCCGTTCCTTTCGTGCTTAAATAGAGGGCACGCGCAACTGCGTGGCATAAAGCCTATTCCCGCCTGGTTCTCGTATGTCACTAACGACGCGCTTTAGCCAAAGTCGAAGGCAAAATGAGAGAGTGGTGGTGTACTGTGGGCAGCCGTTACCCTCTCCAGGCAGATGGCGGTCAAGAATGAAGTGAACTGTGCTGTCACGTGTCATTGTCGCTTTGTGCATTGTGTTGAAGTGGATAGCAATCAGAAATTCATGGAATGCAATGAGCAAACAGCGAAATATACTTTCGGTTGACATAGGATAGGGCATGACATGCTGCATATACTATCAGCGCGCTTTTTCGTACAAATAATGttcgacgtagtagttctgcggaaacctgcaaggtggagagaagtaattaataaaggaaaaatcagacatacactcgttcgtagcaactgctacaaaggaaagccatatgGGTTACTGGaatgaaaagcctcagagttgaagaaaaattcatcctggtccttcattcttcttcaactctgagccttttctttcgaagaacccgtatgggtttcctttgtaacaaatGCTACGAACGGGAGGATGCCTGATTTTCCTTCATTAAATATTTATTATTAAATAATGTTCAGCCGTGaaactaacacacacacacacacacacacacacagagagagagagagagagagagagagagagagagatgtataGAAAGGCGAGGATGCTAACCAGGGCAGTTCTGGTTACCCTGCACGGGGCGATGGGAGTGTGGGGGATAAAGAGAGAGCGTAGCTGCAATGAAGTAGACCACGTGCTCTATCTAGTGTTAGGAACAGTAGTACCCAGTGTTTGCAGTTTATTGTGTAGGCCCGCGGACTTGAGAAATGAGCCTTCCAAGCGAAGTTGCTCTCGAAGTGTTGGCCTAATGCTCTTTGCTCTGATAGTGGAGGAACGCCCGGTCTTGTATCGAGCACTGAGCACATCACTTGCCACGAAAGGCATGCGAGGAAATGGGAGAACTGCACAGctcccccactttttttttcaatttaggCCGCCATATACGTCGTTATTGGTACTGGAAGAGGCTATTTGTCACGAGCTAAAGTATTTCTTTTCATAACGACGTGCACGGTAGTTATGCTTATATGTAAATCGACTTGAAAACAACGACGTTGCCAGAAAAACAGCATTTATCTCTAGCGTTTGTTTAGATCACGTGCAACGCGAGTTAGTATGCTGTCTGTGACGAGTCTGTAGGCCAACTTTTTCACTGAATCTTCGCGATACCTTTCGCAGGTGTGCAGGGGCCTCGACTGTACGCACTGGCTCGTTTGTTGCACGTTATCAGCCATTGTCGTCGTGGTGCTATCGACGCTGTGGTTCATCAGCTCTGTCTGGTCTTCGCCGCAAAACGCCTCCTACACCTGCGTGACCCCAGGCTGCCTTGCCTATTCGCGTCGGCTCCTCGCGTCCATCAACAGTTCGGTGAACCCGTGCACGAGCTTCACGCGCTTCGTTTGCGATGGTTGGCAGCACGGCCAACGCCTCAGCGTGTGGGAAGACCAGTTCCACTTCGTCTTGGACAGGCTCACTAAAGAACTGCAGGGTGTCGACATACCCGAGACGCAACAGAACGAGGAGCAGCAGGCGGCCGCCGTGTACAGCAGCTGCACCAGCGTGCTTTACGGAGGTAGCGACGAGCTCGAAGCCGTCAAGACCGCACTCGAAGATGCTGGTATCGTCTGGCCCAGGCCATCCAAGGGTGCCGACGTGCTTCGAACTCTGTTGCACAGCTCCTTGAAACTAGGTTTTGACGTTCTCTTCGATATCTACGTGTCGCCGACTGACCGTACCGTGAAGATAGCCGTTGACCCTGGAAAATGTCTCCTCTTCGTGCTGACAAAACGGGAGCGCCTGACGGATACAAAGCAGAAGAAGGCTTACTTTGAATTCTTGAAGGAGGCCTTCCAACGGGACGGCACAGTCGCTGTAAGCTTCGAAGAGACGTTCGACGTCGCGGAACCTGTGCTGGACATACTGGGCGAACTTTATGAACGGGTGTCCGACGAGCACCCAACTGAGGCTGGCGGTTTGTCTCACGCTCCGGAGATAGGCCTCACCGAATACCGATGGCTGTCCATCCTACAAGGACATAACGTTAGTGTCGCGAATGGCCTCCTGCTTGAAACGAGCCGTGCGGATTATCTTGAAGCCGCGTTAAACTTTTGGAAGAAACACGGTTCGGACGCTTTCCACTCGTTCGTGTCCTGGTGCACAGTCCAAGTTGCGGCGCTATTCGCAAGGAGAGACCTTGTTCTAAACTACTACGACCAGAGCCCTCGTCTGGCAGATATCTACCACAGGGCCTTCTGCCTGGGTACGTCCATGTTCATCTCCAGGAAGGCACCGTTCTCGAGGTACAACGCTCACGTTCTCCACGGAAACTCGGAGGCCATCGCGAGGCAACTGACGCTGCTCGTGCGAAGCGCATTTTCGAAGCGTCTGTCCAAGTGGGAATATTTCGACGAGAGCATCACTGTTGTCAGCAACTGGAGCTCGCTGGAAAGGGCATTTAGGAACTTCGAGCCCAGCGAAGAGGAGAACGCGTCTGCAACAGCTCGGGCAAGGCACATGACGAGCTCCTTCTTAAGCAACTGGCGGCAGTCGGTGCGCGAGCGACCGACGGAGGAGATCGAAAACATTATTCGCACCATCTACAATCTCGACTACTACTACCTGTCCTACGAGTTTTACGATTTCCAGCTGATGCCGTACGCCCTGTCCTTCCCGCTTTTTGACGTCGGTCTGCCCAGGTCTCTCAATTACGGAGGCTTTGGGGCCGAGGTGTCTAGCGCTCTCGGCGAGCTGCTGCTCCTCTCCTACGAGGAAGGGAAAAACGTGTCCCAAGTTCGGTCACTGATCGAATGCGTTCGCTCTGGGCCGTTCGGTGCGGTCAAGGATCCCGAGATGTACACAGCGTACGCAATCGGATACGGTCCGCTTGTGGATGCGTATAAGAACTACGCTAACGGTTCGGACTGGGCCGTGCTGGGGCTCGAAAAATACACGGGTCTGCAGCTGCTTTTCATTGCGCTGTGCTACTTGGCGTGCGATGGCAATGACAGAACAGACGGCGAATCGGTGTGCAACATATCGGTACAATACCTGCCCGAATTCGCGGAGGCTTTTCAGTGCGCACCGGGTGATCCCATGAACCTTGCCAGTCGGTGTAGGCTGCCCTGAGCACCACCGACGACACTTACACTGGATCGTTTATTTTGCTTTTACCCAACCGGGATTGCAAAGTGCATTCGCGCTTTTGGGCACATGTGTTATTTCTATGGACAAGACAATTCTTGCGATTATTGCTGCTTGATATGGACAATTTAGAATTTTTGTGCATGATACGGCGCAAATTATTTGCAAAAGTTTGGCAAGTTGACTTTGCTTAACGTCATCCAAACACAGTCCTTACAGACACTGAGAAGTTCGTGAGCAtggcgtttttttcttcttttttttacgtttgtTTGGCTGAGCTGACGCTGACAACGTAGCTATTGTTTCGGTTATCTGTTCGCGTGGGGACTGTTTGATGTGACCAAATAATCCGAATTTTGTGGAACCGCGATCGCGGCAAACCCCCTTCGAGTGTCGTTTCATTCGTCGTACGTATAGAGATGCTGAGATACTCCTCACGGGTTGCGTTTAACCCCCGGCACAACAAACAGGCGAAGCCCTTCGTGAGCCCGGCAGTTGCGGGGAACTTCTATCGTTACGCACTCTTCATTACGCACTCTTCTAACACGACAAGCTCCTTATAATAACCTaccggaaaaaaaagaagcttgacttCTCGGAGCACTTTATTACTTTTAGATGGCATTATATTCGGCGACTTCAACCCCTCAAGTCATAACTTACGATGTACTGTCGATAGGTGTGTTTCGTTCCAATGCGATGCAAATTAGACAGAAAGATG encodes:
- the LOC135900680 gene encoding membrane metallo-endopeptidase-like 1 isoform X1; this encodes MSSSAEARPPPKKSVKKKEEVRGSKPRSAAGRQRKRPPSGSDGATTSSPRGTQGSPLVASTSVQTPSSVDTDAQQTAVQRAGGSIILAKAAAVKRTLQSTSSTAPEGVTAAAGRPQGVSNDAAPRAAPLPSTKTQEAHVPLSKYSSPALTDQPSSSLASASARRRSGSKSRRLLVCRGLDCTHWLVCCTLSAIVVVVLSTLWFISSVWSSPQNASYTCVTPGCLAYSRRLLASINSSVNPCTSFTRFVCDGWQHGQRLSVWEDQFHFVLDRLTKELQGVDIPETQQNEEQQAAAVYSSCTSVLYGGSDELEAVKTALEDAGIVWPRPSKGADVLRTLLHSSLKLGFDVLFDIYVSPTDRTVKIAVDPGKCLLFVLTKRERLTDTKQKKAYFEFLKEAFQRDGTVAVSFEETFDVAEPVLDILGELYERVSDEHPTEAGGLSHAPEIGLTEYRWLSILQGHNVSVANGLLLETSRADYLEAALNFWKKHGSDAFHSFVSWCTVQVAALFARRDLVLNYYDQSPRLADIYHRAFCLGTSMFISRKAPFSRYNAHVLHGNSEAIARQLTLLVRSAFSKRLSKWEYFDESITVVSNWSSLERAFRNFEPSEEENASATARARHMTSSFLSNWRQSVRERPTEEIENIIRTIYNLDYYYLSYEFYDFQLMPYALSFPLFDVGLPRSLNYGGFGAEVSSALGELLLLSYEEGKNVSQVRSLIECVRSGPFGAVKDPEMYTAYAIGYGPLVDAYKNYANGSDWAVLGLEKYTGLQLLFIALCYLACDGNDRTDGESVCNISVQYLPEFAEAFQCAPGDPMNLASRCRLP
- the LOC135900680 gene encoding membrane metallo-endopeptidase-like 1 isoform X2 encodes the protein MSSSAEARPPPKKSVKKKEEVRGSKPRSAAGRQRKRPPSGSDGATTSSPRGTQGSPLVASTSVQTPSSVDTDAQQTAVQSRPQGVSNDAAPRAAPLPSTKTQEAHVPLSKYSSPALTDQPSSSLASASARRRSGSKSRRLLVCRGLDCTHWLVCCTLSAIVVVVLSTLWFISSVWSSPQNASYTCVTPGCLAYSRRLLASINSSVNPCTSFTRFVCDGWQHGQRLSVWEDQFHFVLDRLTKELQGVDIPETQQNEEQQAAAVYSSCTSVLYGGSDELEAVKTALEDAGIVWPRPSKGADVLRTLLHSSLKLGFDVLFDIYVSPTDRTVKIAVDPGKCLLFVLTKRERLTDTKQKKAYFEFLKEAFQRDGTVAVSFEETFDVAEPVLDILGELYERVSDEHPTEAGGLSHAPEIGLTEYRWLSILQGHNVSVANGLLLETSRADYLEAALNFWKKHGSDAFHSFVSWCTVQVAALFARRDLVLNYYDQSPRLADIYHRAFCLGTSMFISRKAPFSRYNAHVLHGNSEAIARQLTLLVRSAFSKRLSKWEYFDESITVVSNWSSLERAFRNFEPSEEENASATARARHMTSSFLSNWRQSVRERPTEEIENIIRTIYNLDYYYLSYEFYDFQLMPYALSFPLFDVGLPRSLNYGGFGAEVSSALGELLLLSYEEGKNVSQVRSLIECVRSGPFGAVKDPEMYTAYAIGYGPLVDAYKNYANGSDWAVLGLEKYTGLQLLFIALCYLACDGNDRTDGESVCNISVQYLPEFAEAFQCAPGDPMNLASRCRLP